In Naumovozyma castellii chromosome 1, complete genome, one DNA window encodes the following:
- the RFC2 gene encoding replication factor C subunit 2 (ancestral locus Anc_1.517) produces MFEGFGRNKRRKVGSEEDSHQSKPWVEKYRPKQLDDIAAQGHAVTVLKKTLQSANLPHMLFYGPPGTGKTSTILALAKELFGPELMKSRILELNASDERGISIVREKVKNFARLTVSKPSKNDLENYPCPPYKIIILDEADSMTSDAQSALRRTMETYSGVTRFCLICNYVTRIIDPLASRCSKFRFKPLDATNAIDRLRYVATEESVSYEDDVLKTILDISAGDLRRAITLLQSAAKRIQYTGAENVTSQNVKELAGVVPDDILKMIVEKVSNKNVNDIIEYVNEFTKSGWSGAAVIDQLHDYYISNDEYDTAFKNNVSMILFDTDAKLSNGTNEHLQLLNLLVKISQV; encoded by the coding sequence ATGTTCGAAGGATTTGGCAGAAATAAAAGACGGAAAGTTGGTTCAGAAGAGGATTCCCATCAATCAAAACCATGGGTTGAAAAGTATAGACCGAAACAATTAGATGACATTGCAGCTCAAGGCCATGCGGTGACTGTTCTGAAAAAGACATTACAATCAGCTAACTTACCTCACATGCTGTTCTATGGACCACCAGGTACAGGGAAAACCTCGACAATTCTGGCTTTAGCTAAGGAATTATTTGGCCCAGAACTGATGAAATCAAGAATATTAGAATTGAACGCTTCAGATGAGCGTGGTATTTCCATTGTGAGGGAGAAAGTCAAAAATTTCGCAAGATTGACCGTTTCTAAACCATCAAAGAATGATTTGGAGAATTATCCATGCCCACCATACaagattattatattaGACGAAGCTGATTCTATGACTTCTGACGCACAAAGTGCACTACGTAGAACCATGGAAACTTACTCTGGCGTCACTAGATTCTGTTTGATTTGTAATTACGTTACAAGAATTATCGATCCATTAGCATCGAGATGTTCCAAATTCAGGTTTAAACCGTTAGATGCTACAAATGCAATTGATAGATTACGATACGTCGCCACTGAAGAATCAGTATCATACGAAGATGATGTACTGAAGACTATCTTAGATATATCGGCAGGAGATTTGAGAAGGGCTATTACTTTGTTACAGTCTGCAGCTAAACGTATTCAATACACGGGCGCCGAAAATGTTACCTCACAAAACGTCAAAGAACTTGCAGGTGTTGTACCTGACGATatcttgaagatgattGTGGAGAAGGTTTCCAATAAAAATGTTAATGATATAATAGAATATGTGAACGAATTCACTAAAAGTGGTTGGTCAGGCGCTGCAGTGATCGACCAATTACATGACTATTATATCAGTAACGATGAATATGATACCGCATTCAAGAACAATGTATCTATGATCCTATTTGACACAGATGCCAAATTATCCAATGGTACCAATGAGCACTTACAGTTATTGAATTTGCTAGTGAAAATCTCTCAAGTttag
- the NCAS0A12280 gene encoding phosphatidylinositol kinase family protein (ancestral locus Anc_1.515): MQVWNENNTISLLDSENMRGFHLEADTETLLNRLLQELRSPIPQSRVAAQQKLKLYLNFLSREATVEQLQSFVDILNQQLRTLIVGANKASKNDKITTILLIDVFIDFYSRNEQLPNYIAKLGKYLRILVPSTDTEVRKLAASTLGKLALPGLTVTSEFVEQEMKICIEWLTTLSSSNNGDSKRHAALLIITSLAKNAPYVLFPYVNSVLDNIWNTLRDSEVEVRFDASFTLLNCLRILETRDPKLMKNWYQRLITECLHELSSEKIENIHGSLLSIKELLRLDNSFLDKQQDVIFNHIIKLKNHRSAAIREEIYCNFPLLAAKNPHFFAENYLSQVMVHLLSILRNMDPYIKRQTDEKPILICIADIATQVKSSIAPYLNSIFEIITSELRLKAKNRTFIEEALFYSIGKLTFATGPKIYQFMNDSTLDLIFNYPFSKELPEVLQIIFEKCPTLEPPIKRKLLDTISNSLTGGPFAYPGSPISFKDISLQKARTWRNKKVFSWSSQINDDINDCQLLLQSFAMLSAFTYDVSLSDFVRFVTVEYLEHDEPNVREQAAITSCDLLVRDNICKQTSQYSLNCVSEVLSKLLVIAVTDPLATIRLSLLEHLKTNFDPQLAQQENTHWLFTLLNDESFPVKLESMKIIGRLSQVNPAYVIPFLRKILLDLLMELKYTTQPRRNEEIITLLCALIASSNNVSKDYIEPILESLLPKVNNTTPVVTAMALRTIGSISIVGGEKMNEYRKELMPLLINTLQDQSQPFKREAALKALGEFTESAGYVIDPLLDYPPLLNILMNILKTDNSQNIRREVIRTIGILGALDPYRYREVEVTSNTTATIEQNAPSIDISLLMKGVSTSNEEYSLTVVFNNLIKLLKDPSLSSHFTAVTQAIIHIFQIVQLRCVPFLEKIVPCILHVIEISPQSLTDYYFQQIAELIITVGDHIRPHVDRIFESIQKFFPTQNLQLTLLNLIQVICEALGSEFKIYVPRTLTLFLAVLTNDSSTDKIVSIEILKTLTVINTNLEDCSHLILPTVIKLCEYSSGRLKETSIIVLGKLIENINSTPMASRIMQALLRNIRSGQEQIIQSSMNTMCILLLKLGTDFAIFIPVVNKTLVRNKIHHTVYDQLVEKILNNEPLPETVIMGNENSINLKNKQEPTKVTKKLTINQPLLKSTWDCSQLATREDWEEWLRRLSIQILKESPSQALRACAGLAGLYYPLAKDLFNTAFVIIWTELYTPYQEDLIHSLCLALSSYQNPPEIHQTLLNLVEYMDHDDKPLPISIETLGEYAEKCHAYAKALHYKEIIHIQEPSNSTIESLISINNQLYQKDAAIGVLKIAQQSHGLELHESWYEKLQRWDDALEAYNKRELAGETSTSITIGKMRAYHALSEWEKLFDLAEENWGISDNTVRKIIAPLASGAAWSLGKWDKIEQYTSVMRERSPDREFFDAIMNLHRNNFESAKANISNARDLLTTEISALINESYGRAYKVVVRTQILTELDEIIQYKRAHINSEKRMLLRRTWDKRLLGCQRNIDIWQRALRVRSLVIKPKQDVQMWIKFANLCRKSGKLAIAQKALNTLLEDNDHSPSSKALPQVVYAQLKYLWVTSSKEETLRNLIRFTSSMVQDLGLDPNNLIAQNISQESTVSPSHIEEYTKLLARCFLKQGEWRTELQQNWRTDNPDAILGSYLLATHFDKSWYKAWHNWALANFDVISTITNNTKSMGNGRRQSSILLPPSDRGIFTESFLSRQDETSYSSEMLQRHVVPAIRGFFHSIALTNGSSLQDTLRLLTLWFTFGGIPVATQAIHDGFNLIKIGNWLEVLPQLISRIHQPDPNVSRSLLALLSNLGKAHPQALVYPLTVAIKSESVSRHKAALSIVDKMKMHSPVLVAQAELVSHELIRVAVLWEELWYEGLENASRYFFGEQDIEKMFATLDPLQELLQGEPETTREISFKHMFGRELNDANEWTMNYRRTKEINNLNQAWDIYYNVFRRISRQFPQLQILELQHVSPKLLEAHDLELAVPGTYIAGKPIVKIVKFDPVFSVISSKQRPRKFYIKGSDGNDYKYVLKGHEDIRQDSLVMQLFGLVNTLLQNDTNCFQRHLDIQKYPAIPLSPNSGLLGWVQNSDTFHILIKEYRESKKVPLNIEHWAMLQMAPDYDNLTLLQKIEVFSYSLDNMKGLDLQKILWLKSKSAESWLERRTAYTRSLAVMSMVGYILGLGDRHPSNLMLDRVTGKVIHIDFGDCFEAAILREKYPEKVPFRLTKMLTRAMEVSGVEGSFRITCENVMRVLRNNKDSLMAILEAFAFDPLINWGFDFPTEKILKETDIVLPSTPPNELFRNGIITSEEASKLEEERQAELRTGRGLLVLRRITEKLTGCDVHRERDLDVPTQVNKLIIEATSDENLCQHYIGWCPFW; the protein is encoded by the coding sequence ATGCAAGTATGGAATGAAAACAATACGATATCGCTGTTGGACAGCGAAAATATGAGAGGTTTCCATTTGGAAGCCGACACAGAAACACTGTTAAATAGGCTCCTACAAGAGCTAAGAAGCCCGATTCCACAGAGCAGAGTTGCTGCAcaacaaaaattgaaattgtatTTGAATTTCCTCTCAAGAGAAGCCACTGTCGAACAATTACAGAGCTTCGTAGATATTTTAAACCAACAACTTAGGACCTTGATCGTTGGGGCAAATAAAGCTAGCAAGAATGATAAAATAACAACTATATTACTCATTGATGtttttattgatttttaCTCGAGAAATGAACAATTACCGAACTATATTGCAAAGTTAGGCAAGTATCTACGTATTCTTGTGCCATCAACAGATACTGAAGTTAGAAAATTGGCTGCATCGACTTTAGGAAAACTAGCTCTTCCTGGTCTTACGGTAACTTCCGAATTTGTGGAGCAGGAAATGAAGATATGTATCGAATGGTTAACCACCCTATCATCCTCAAACAATGGTGACTCAAAGAGACATGCAGCTTTACTTATAATAACGTCATTGGCCAAGAACGCACCTTATGTCCTATTTCCATATGTCAATTCGGTTTTGGATAATATATGGAATACACTACGAGACTCTGAGGTTGAGGTTAGATTTGATGCATCTTTTACATTACTAAATTGTCTGAGAATCTTAGAAACAAGAGATCCgaaattaatgaagaattggtaTCAAAGGTTAATCACAGAATGCCTACATGAATTGAGCTCAGAGAAAATCGAAAATATTCATGGTTCATTACTAAGTATCAAAGAACTATTGAGATTAGACAATAGTTTTCTTGATAAACAACAAGACGTTATTTTTAAtcatataataaaattgaagaatcaCCGGAGTGCCGCCATAAGAGAGGAAATATATTGCAACTTTCCATTATTGGCTGCAAAAAATCCACACTTCTTTGCGGAAAACTATCTGAGCCAAGTTATGGTAcatttattatcaattttaagaaatatggaTCCTTATATCAAACGCCAGACAGACGAAAAGCCTATACTGATTTGTATTGCAGATATTGCAACCCAAGTAAAATCAAGCATAGCGCCATATCTAAATAGCATTTTTGAGATCATAACGAGTGAACTTCGACTTAAGGCAAAAAATAGAACATTCATCGAAGAGGCATTATTTTACTCTATTGGAAAACTAACTTTTGCCACAGGCCCAAAAATATACCAGTTCATGAATGATTCAACATTagatttaatttttaattatccattttcaaaagaattaCCGGAGGTTTTACAAATTATATTTGAGAAGTGTCCAACTTTGGAACCGCCaataaaaaggaaattgcTAGATACAATATCAAATTCCCTTACAGGAGGACCCTTTGCTTATCCAGGATCACCAATCTCTTTTAAAGATATATCATTACAGAAGGCACGGACATGGCGAAATAAGAAAGTTTTCTCATGGTCGTCACAAATAAATGATGACATAAATGATTGCCAATTATTATTGCAATCATTTGCAATGCTTTCTGCTTTTACATATGATGTTTCGCTTTCGGATTTCGTCAGATTTGTAACTGTGGAATATCTGGAGCATGATGAACCAAACGTTCGTGAACAGGCCGCTATTACTTCTTGTGATTTACTGGTAAGAGATAACATTTGTAAACAGACATCTCAATATTCGTTAAATTGCGTTTCGGAAGTTTTAAGCAAACTATTAGTTATTGCAGTTACTGATCCCCTAGCTACTATCCGATTATCTCTCTTAgaacatttgaaaacaaattTTGACCCACAACTGGCACAACAAGAGAACACCCATTGGTTATTTACATTGTTAAACGATGAATCATTTCCAGTTAAACTGGAATCCATGAAAATTATAGGAAGGTTATCCCAAGTAAACCCTGCATACGTTATCCCATTTCTTAGAAAAATACTTTTGGACCTTTTAATGGAACTAAAATATACAACCCAACCTAGAAGAAATGAGGAGATTATTACACTACTATGTGCTTTAATTGCTTCTAGTAATAATGTATCCAAAGATTACATCGAACCAATTTTGGAATCGTTGCTCCCTAAAGTTAACAATACAACCCCAGTCGTCACAGCAATGGCTTTGAGAACCATTGGTTCTATATCCATTGTTGGCGGCGAGAAAATGAACGAGTACAGAAAGGAGCTGATGCCACTACTTATTAATACACTTCAAGATCAATCTCAACCATTCAAAAGAGAGGCAGCCCTAAAAGCCTTGGGCGAATTTACAGAATCTGCTGGTTATGTTATTGATCCACTATTAGATTATCCACCACTATTGAATATTCTTATGAATATACTGAAAACTGATAACTCCCAAAATATACGAAGAGAAGTAATTCGGACAATTGGTATTTTAGGTGCTTTGGATCCCTACAGATACAGAGAAGTAGAAGTAACATCCAACACAACTGCCACGATAGAACAAAATGCTCCTTCAATAGACATTTCATTGCTTATGAAGGGAGTTTCAACCTCAAACGAGGAATATTCATTAACTGTGGTATTCAACAATCTCATTAAGCTCCTGAAAGACCCATCTTTATCATCGCACTTCACAGCAGTAACACAAGCCATaattcatatatttcaaatcGTACAATTACGCTGTGTGCCATTTCTAGAAAAAATTGTTCCATGTATATTACATgtaattgaaatttctccACAATCCCTTACcgattattattttcaacaaATAGCCGAACTCATAATCACAGTTGGAGACCACATTAGACCTCATGTAGATAGAATATTTGAGAGCATCCAGAAGTTTTTTCCTACacaaaatcttcaattaaCGTTACTAAATTTAATACAGGTAATTTGTGAAGCCTTAGGGTCGGAATTCAAGATCTATGTTCCACGCACTCTAACACTTTTTCTAGCTGTTTTGACTAACGATTCATCTACAGACAAGATTGTTTCcattgaaatattgaaaacattGACCGTTATTAATACAAACTTAGAGGATTGTTCTCACCTTATACTCCCAACAGTAATTAAATTGTGTGAGTACTCTTCTGGTCGGTTAAAGGAAACGTCTATTATTGTTTTAGGTAaacttattgaaaatattaatagCACTCCGATGGCATCCAGAATAATGCAGGCATTATTAAGGAACATTAGAAGTGGTCAAGaacaaattattcaatcaTCAATGAACACAATGTGCATATTGTTGCTCAAATTGGGAACCGACTTTGCCATTTTCATTCCCGTCGTAAACAAAACCCTAGTCAGAAACAAAATTCACCATACTGTTTATGACCAATTggttgaaaaaatattgaataatgaacCATTACCTGAAACAGTGATAATGGGGAATGAaaattctataaatttaaaaaacaAGCAGGAACCTACAAAAgtaacaaaaaaattaacaaTAAACCAACCACTATTAAAGTCAACATGGGATTGCTCCCAATTGGCAACAAGGGAAGATTGGGAGGAATGGTTGCGAAGATTAtctattcaaatattgaaggaaTCGCCTTCACAAGCTTTAAGAGCATGTGCAGGACTGGCTGGCTTGTATTATCCACTGGCTAAAGACCTTTTCAATACAGCTTTTGTAATTATATGGACTGAGCTATACACACCTTACCAAGAGGACTTAATACATTCATTATGCTTGGCTTTGTCATCATATCAAAATCCACCTGAAATACATCAAACCCTATTAAATTTGGTCGAATATATGGACCACGATGACAAACCATTACCAATATCAATTGAGACTTTAGGCGAATATGCTGAGAAATGTCATGCATATGCAAAAGCACTTCATTATAAGGAAATAATACATATACAAGAACCTTCTAATTCAACAATCGAATCCTTAATTAGTATCAATAATCAACTATATCAGAAGGATGCAGCTATAGGTGTATTGAAGATTGCGCAGCAAAGTCATGGACTAGAACTTCATGAATCATGGTATGAAAAGTTACAACGTTGGGATGACGCTCTAGAAGCTTATAATAAGCGAGAACTCGCTGGTGAAACCTCAACATCGATAACAATAGGGAAAATGAGAGCATATCATGCATTGAGTGAATGGGAAAAACTATTTGACCTGGCGGAAGAAAATTGGGGAATATCTGATAATACAGTCCGTAAAATTATAGCTCCACTAGCCTCAGGGGCAGCATGGAGCCTGGGCAAATGGGACAAGATTGAACAATATACAAGTGTAATGCGAGAAAGGTCTCCTGACAGAGAGTTTTTCGATGCTATAATGAACTTGCATCGAAACAATTTTGAAAGTGCAAAAGCTAATATTTCTAATGCGAGAGATTTGTTAACAACAGAAATATCCGCGTTAATCAACGAAAGTTATGGGAGAGCATATAAAGTAGTTGTTAGAACTCAGATATTGACtgaattggatgaaattattcaatataaGCGAGCTCATATAAACTCCGAAAAACGTATGCTGTTAAGACGTACATGGGATAAGAGATTACTTGGTTGccaaagaaatattgaCATATGGCAAAGGGCATTAAGAGTGAGATCACTAGTGATTAAACCTAAGCAAGATGTGCAAATGTGGATCAAGTTCGCCAATTTGTGTAGAAAGTCAGGAAAGTTAGCAATAGCTCAAAAGGCTCTGAATACGTTACTAGAAGATAACGACCACAGCCCTAGTTCGAAAGCTCTGCCACAAGTTGTATATGCGCAATTAAAATATCTTTGGGTAACTTCttctaaagaagaaacactTCGTAATTTAATCCGCTTTACTTCAAGCATGGTACAAGATTTAGGTTTAGATCCGAATAATTTGATTGCACAAAATATATCACAGGAATCAACTGTTTCACCATCGCATATCGAAGAATATACGAAGTTGTTGGCTCGCTGCTTTCTGAAGCAGGGCGAATGGAGAACTGAATTACAACAAAATTGGCGAACAGACAATCCAGATGCAATTCTAGGTTCTTATCTACTGGCAACTCATTTTGATAAGTCATGGTATAAAGCGTGGCATAACTGGGCATTAGCAAATTTTGATGTAATCTCGACAATAACCAATAATACTAAGAGTATGGGTAATGGAAGACGGCAATCTTCAATCCTCCTTCCTCCAAGTGATAGAGGCATCTTTACGGAATCATTTTTAAGTCGTCAAGATGAAACGTCTTACTCTAGTGAAATGTTACAACGGCATGTTGTTCCTGCCATTCGTGGATTTTTCCATTCAATTGCTTTGACCAATGGAAGTTCCTTACAAGATACTTTGAGATTATTGACACTTTGGTTCACGTTCGGTGGTATTCCAGTAGCAACCCAAGCCATTCATGACGGgtttaatttaattaagaTCGGGAACTGGTTAGAAGTTTTACCCCAACTAATATCGCGTATACACCAACCCGACCCGAATGTGAGTAGGTCGTTGTTAGCATTATTATCTAATTTAGGTAAGGCGCATCCCCAAGCATTGGTGTATCCACTGACAGTTGCAATAAAGTCGGAATCTGTTTCAAGACATAAGGCGGCACTTTCAATAGTAgacaaaatgaaaatgcaTAGTCCAGTTCTTGTTGCACAAGCTGAGCTGGTCAGTCATGAATTGATCCGTGTTGCAGTCTTATGGGAGGAATTGTGGTATGAGGGATTAGAAAATGCAAGTAGATATTTCTTTGGTGAACAAGATATTGAGAAGATGTTTGCCACATTAGATCCTTTGCAAGAACTTTTACAAGGTGAACCAGAAACAACTCGTGAGATATCGTTTAAGCATATGTTTGGAAGAGAACTAAATGATGCTAATGAATGGACAATGAATTATAGGCgaacaaaagaaataaataatcttaATCAAGCCTGGgatatatattataatgtGTTCCGTCGTATCAGTAGGCAATTCCCTCAATTACAGATATTAGAGTTACAGCACGTCTCTCCAAAGCTTCTTGAAGCAcatgatttggaattagCAGTACCTGGCACTTACATCGCTGGCAAACCGATTGTAAAGATTGTAAAATTTGATCCAGTCTTCTCCGTTATCTCATCCAAACAACGACCAAGAAAATTCTACATTAAGGGTAGTGATGGTAACGACTATAAATATGTTTTAAAGGGACATGAAGATATAAGACAAGATAGCCTGGTAATGCAATTGTTTGGATTAGTTAATACTTTACTTCAAAACGATACAAACTGTTTCCAAAGACATTtagatattcaaaaatatccAGCAATCCCTCTATCGCCTAATTCAGGCTTACTTGGTTGGGTACAAAATAGTGACACTTTTCATATCCTAATCAAAGAATATCGAGAATCCAAGAAAGTTCCTCTGAATATTGAACATTGGGCTATGCTTCAAATGGCACCAGATTACGATAACTTGACATTACTTCAAAAAATCGAAGTGTTTTCGTATTCACTTGATAATATGAAGGGTCttgatcttcaaaaaattctGTGGCTAAAGAGTAAGTCCGCCGAATCCTGGCTTGAGAGAAGGACTGCTTATACTCGTTCTTTGGCCGTGATGTCGATGGTTGGTTATATTTTAGGATTAGGTGATAGACATCCAAGTAACTTAATGCTTGATCGTGTAACGGGAAAAGTTATTCATATTGATTTTGGTGATTGTTTTGAGGCAGCTATATTAAGAGAGAAGTATCCTGAAAAGGTACCATTCAGACTAACTAAAATGTTAACTAGAGCTATGGAGGTCAGTGGAGTTGAAGGTAGCTTTAGAATTACTTGTGAAAATGTTATGAGGGTGCTACGAAACAACAAAGATTCGTTGATGGCCATATTGGAAGCATTTGCCTTTGATCCTTTAATCAATTGGGGATTTGATTTTCCAACTGAGAAAATTCTAAAGGAAACTGATATTGTATTACCTTCTACTCCACCAAACGAACTTTTCAGAAATGGTATCATTACTTCAGAAGAAGCATCaaaattagaagaagagCGTCAAGCTGAATTGAGAACTGGAAGAGGATTGTTGGTGTTACGTCGTATTACAGAAAAATTAACTGGTTGCGATGTCCACAGGGAACGCGACCTTGATGTTCCAACCCAGGTTAATAAGTTAATTATCGAAGCTACCTCTGATGAGAATTTATGCCAACATTATATCGGTTGGTGTCCATTTTGGTAA
- the YAE1 gene encoding Yae1p (ancestral locus Anc_1.516) translates to MSDLFGDVWGSDEEPHADREMSYDLKKLRDAHNKRGYLDGIVSSKEINLQQGFNEGFPTGSSLGLRVGLIIGRLQGLDYKYGNDDKELREKFVLAKKELKIGNVLSKAVFDPNFDLPGTGHEKVNEWEGITKAFCDKYKVNMK, encoded by the coding sequence ATGTCCGATTTATTTGGCGATGTATGGGGGTCTGATGAGGAACCCCATGCTGACCGTGAAATGTCCTACGATCTGAAGAAACTACGAGATGCACATAATAAGAGGGGTTACCTGGATGGTATCGTTAGTTCTAAGGAGATCAATTTACAACAAGGTTTTAATGAAGGGTTTCCAACTGGGTCTTCGCTAGGGCTTCGAGTAGGTTTAATCATTGGTAGACTTCAAGGTCTTGATTACAAATACGGTAATGATGATAAGGAACTTCGAGAAAAATTCGTACTGGCCAAGAAGGAACTAAAGATTGGTAATGTACTAAGTAAGGCAGTCTTTGATCCCAATTTTGATCTTCCTGGAACAGGTCATGAGAAGGTGAATGAATGGGAAGGAATAACGAAAGCATTCTGCGATAAATATAAAGTGAATATGAAGTAG
- the ARP3 gene encoding actin-related protein 3 (ancestral locus Anc_1.514) — protein MSYINNPAVVMDNGTGLTKLGFAGNDSPSWIFPTAIATSQGGSSSNAKKSMSSSAASSATAGNPYYGNSTSATSFNDNNLSSMLLSNNLAGKRGTEDLDFYIGNEALVASQGPSYSLSYPIRHGQVENWDHMERFWENSIFKYLRTEPEDHFFLLTEPPLNPPENREQIAEIFFESFNCAGLYIAVQAVLALAASWTSSKVTDRSLTGTVIDSGDGVTHVIPVAEGYVIGSAIKNIPIAGRDITLFIQSLLRERGEADTSLRTAERIKQEYCYVCPDIVKEFNKFDRDGEKFAQFVVENQESTRKKIVDVGYERFLAPEIFFNPEIASSDFLTPLPTVVDQTIQACPIDVRKGLYNNIVLSGGSTMFKDFGRRLQRDLKGIVNNRIAQSEMLSGTKSTGVNVQVISHRKQRNAVWFGGSLLAQTAEFKGYCHTKKDYDEYGPEIVRNFSLFNMV, from the coding sequence ATGTCATACATTAACAATCCTGCAGTCGTTATGGACAACGGTACCGGTTTGACCAAGCTAGGGTTCGCCGGTAACGATTCTCCTTCATGGATTTTTCCCACCGCCATTGCTACTTCCCAAGGTGGCTCCAGTTCCAATGCTAAGAAATCTATGTCCTCCTCAGCTGCCTCATCAGCAACCGCAGGAAATCCATATTACGGTAACTCTACATCGGCCACTTCtttcaatgataataacTTATCCAGCATGTTGTTATCTAATAACCTTGCTGGTAAGAGAGGTACCGAGGATTTAGACTTTTATATTGGTAACGAGGCATTAGTAGCATCACAAGGTCCATCATATTCGTTATCATATCCAATTAGACATGGACAAGTGGAGAATTGGGATCATATGGAAAGATTCTGGGAAAATTCcatctttaaatatttgagaACAGAACCAGAAGAccattttttccttcttactGAACCACCTTTGAATCCACCTGAAAATAGGGAACAAATCGCTgaaatcttctttgaatcattcaattgtgCTGGGCTGTACATTGCTGTGCAAGCAGTGTTGGCGTTGGCAGCATCATGGACCTCTTCTAAAGTAACAGACAGATCGTTGACTGGTACAGTTATTGATTCAGGTGATGGTGTTACTCATGTCATCCCAGTTGCTGAAGGTTATGTTATTGGGTCAGCCATTAAGAACATTCCAATTGCTGGTAGGGATATTACTCTATTTATCCAATCATTATTAAGAGAACGTGGGGAAGCAGACACGTCTTTAAGAACAGCTGAAAGAATCAAGCAAGAATATTGTTATGTGTGTCCCGATATCgtgaaagaatttaataaatttgatagagatggtgaaaaatttgctCAATTTGTGGTAGAAAATCAAGAATCTAcaaggaagaagattgtTGACGTTGGCTATGAAAGATTCCTTGCACcagaaattttcttcaaccCAGAAATTGCTTCATCTGATTTCCTAACACCTTTGCCTACAGTGGTGGACCAAACTATTCAAGCTTGTCCTATTGATGTGCGTAAGGGtctttataataatattgtcCTATCTGGTGGTTCTACCATGTTTAAAGACTTTGGTCGTCGTTTACAAAGAGATTTGAAGGGTATCGTGAATAACAGAATTGCACAAAGTGAAATGTTGAGTGGTACCAAATCTACAGGGGTAAATGTTCAAGTGATCTCACATAGAAAGCAAAGAAATGCTGTTTGGTTTGGTGGTTCATTATTAGCCCAAACCGCTGAATTTAAAGGTTACTGTCATACAAAGAAAGATTATGATGAATATGGACCGGAGATTGTTAGAAATTTCAGTCTTTTCAACATGGTTTGA